The Calothrix sp. PCC 7507 DNA segment CGGCGTGATTCCATTCACCAAAAGTTACCCCACCCACAGTCAGAGAGCCGAAGGTCTGTAATACTGTATCTGGAGAAAATTTCCCCGATTCCAACCCCGCTGAAGTCGTAATAATTTTGAAAGTACTGGCGGGTGGAAAGGCACTGAGGGAGCGATTTACCAAAGGATGTTCTTTACCTTTTAACGTTTCCCAGTCTTGCTGGGAGAGTTTTTGCTTGGAGAAGATATTTGGATCAAACGTGGGGTGAGAGGTCATGACTAAAACAGCACCGTTATTGGGGTCAATAGCGATAATTGCCCCTTGGTACTTACCTAAAGCTTTATCTGCAGCTCTTTGCAGATCCAAATCTATGGTCAAGTGCAAATCTTTACCAGCTTTTGCCTGTTTTTCTCCCAACACCCGCAGTGGCCGACCTGCATTATCTACTTCTACTTGCTGACCACCCCATTCACCCCGCAATAACTGCTCATAGGCTTTCTCCACACCCATTTGACCAATTACATCTCCCAAGCGATAGCCTGACTCCTTCTTGTCTTGTAGCTGTGTAGGGGTCAATTCTCGCGTATAACCCAGTATATGAGCCAATTCCTTCCCATGAGGGTAGTAGCGGACGGCTTCTGTATTAATTTCTACCTCTGGTAGCTCATCTTTATATTCCTTGAGTGCGGTGATTTGTGCTTCGTTTAAATCACGAGCAATCCTGACGAGTGAAGACGAATTGACACCAGCCTGTTCTAATTTCTTTTCCATCTCCGCTCTTGACATATTCAGAATTTTTTCCAGACGCGGAGCCACAACTGACCAGGATGGCTTATTGTGTGCCATTGGCCACAAATATACAGAGTGAGGATAACGAGTGCTAGCTAGAAGTTTGCCATTACGGTCAAAAATATTGCCCCGCTCTGGTTGTTTGAGAATCATCCGAATCCGGTTTGCTTCGGCTCTTTGCCGGAATTTTGGCCCTTCAAGGATTTGCAAATACGCCAAACGTATGTCAATAGCGGCCATCATTAATAAAGTCAATACGATTAAAAATATCGACTGGCGACCACGTCCTACTGTACGTGTATCTTTTTTGCTGCCAATTGAAAATGATGGTAATAAAGCCATAAGACAAACAAGATTCTAAGATTGGCGTTACTCGCAATTTCTAGTCTAAACTGCTACCCAGTATTCAGCAGAATTGAGGGAGTATATTCCTAATCAACTGTTTTTGCCGGATACAATAAACCAAAGTGTAATCTGTAGTCAGCTTAATCGACTACAGCAATGATCACATCACATAAGATCACGGCATTCTACTGAGGACTATGGCTCAAACTGTGACGCAGAATCAGAGGGAGATAATGGCTTTGCAGCCGCTTGATGTTGAGCTGCGTAACGTGTTCAAGTTTTTTAACCAAGAACCAGCAGTCAATGGCATAGACTTGGATGTCAGACAGGGGGAGTTCTTTAGTATCTTAGGTCCCTCTGGTTGTGGCAAGACAACTATACTGCGCTTAATCGCTGGTTTTGAAAAAGCTGATGCTGGCAAGGTATTGATTCAGGGTCAGTCTATGACTAATGTCCCTCCTTACCGCCGCCCTGTCAATACGGTATTTCAGAGCTATGCACTGTTCAATCACTTAAATGTGTGGGATAACATTGCTTTTGGACTGCGGTTGAAAAAATTCCGCAAATCAGAAATTGCTCACAGAGTCCAAGAAGCATTAAGTTTGGTGAAAATGGAAAGCTTGCGATCGCGTTTTCCTCGTCAACTCTCTGGTGGTCAACAGCAGCGAGTCGCTTTAGCCAGGGCTTTAGTCAATCGCCCATCTGTGGTACTACTGGATGAACCCTTGGGAGCTTTAGATTTAAAACTACGTAAGGAAATGCAGGTCGAGTTATTAAATTTACACAAAAATTTAGAATTGACCTTTGTCATGGTAACTCACGATCAGGAAGAAGCACTGTCTTTATCTGATCGGATTGCTGTGATCAATCAAGGCAAAATTGAGCAAATTGGCACTCCTAGCGAAATTTACGAATTTCCTCGGTCATCTTTTGTAGCTGATTTTATCGGTGATACTAATTTATTCAGCGGTGAAATCATTGAGGTAGACGCCTCTAACATCCAAATAGAGACAAAAACCGGACTGAAAATAGTCGTTACCCGTAGAGAGGATACACCTACTGAATTATCGCAAGCAGTGGTAGTCAGCGTCCGCCCAGAAAAAATTCAGCTGTCACTTTATCCACCGAATTTACCCACTAACTGCTATGAAGGACGGCTTGTCAATGTCATGTATTTGGGGACGCACGTTAATTATGTTGTGGAATTGACCAACGGGATTAGCATCAACGTTTTGCAGCCTAACACCTTTGGTGGCTTACCAGACCCCAATACACCGATTTATGCTTGGTGGGCAGAAACTGATTGTTTGGCGATTTGTCAATAGTCATTTGTCAATAGTCATTTGTCATTGGTCATTTGTTATTGGATGGTGACAAATTAAAAAATCTCAATGACAATTGCAGACGAAGAGTAACAACTGAATAAATGGCAGCAAAGCGTTTTCAAGATTTACAGGTTTATCAACTATCAGAACGATTAGCAGATGACATTTGGAAAATGGTTGACGGATGGAATTTTTTTGCCAAAGATACGATTGGTAAACAAATTGTCCGTTCAGCAGATAGCATTGGTGCCAACATAGCAGAAGGACTAGGAAGAGGTAGTTATCAAGAAAATAAACGTTTTGTCAAAATAGCAAGAGGTTCTTTAAATGAAACTCAACATTGGTTAAGACGAGCTTACACTCGTAATCTCTTGACTAATGAGCAAATAGATGCGACTAAAACAATCATTGACGAACTAGCACCCAAATTAAACTCATATTTAAACTCAATCGGTAACATACCAAACGACAAATGACAAATGACAAATGACTAACAGAAGAAAAATTTTACAAGGTATAACAGCACTTTCTAGCTTATCTTTGACCGGCTGTGGTTGGAAGCTTGGTGATGTGCGAGCTAATGCTAAAAGTTCTAGTCAGCGTGACCAAATTTCTCTCTATACTTGGGCACAATATACTGATAAACAATTACTAAAAACTTTTAGCGCCCAAACGGGTATGAAGGTTCTGGCAGATACCTATGATTCTAATGATGTCATGCTGGCTAAATTCCAGGCAGGTGGTGGTGGAACTTACAGCATTATGTACCCATCTGACTATATGGTACAGAAGATGGTGGAGAAAGATTTATTAGCAGAAATAAATCGCGATCGCCTAATTGGCTTAGATAATTTATTGCCTCGGTTCCAAAACCCTAGCTATGACCCCAATAACCGTTACAGTATCCCCTTTAATTGGGGAACAACAGGTTTACTTTACAATTCTGAAATCATTAAAAATGCCCCAGAAGATTGGGACTATCTGTGGCAAAATCAAACGCAACTGCATAAACGGATGACTTTGCTTAATGATGTCCGGGAAGTGATGGGTGCAACCTTGCGGATGCTGGGTTATTCATATAACTCAAAAGACGAGAACCAGATTAAACAAGCTTATGAAAAGTTGAAAGTACTCAAACCAGCGATCGCGGCTTTTGATACTGATGCTTGGCAAAACCAAATTCTGGCAGGAGATTTAGTCTTAGCAATGTGTTATTCCGCAGATGCTATCCGAGTTAGTAAAGAAAATCCCCATCTCAAATATGTGATTCCTCGCAGTGGTTCCTCACTGTGGACTGACACTATTATAATTCCTAAAACAGCCCCAAATCTTGATGGAGCTTACGCCTGGATTAACTTTATTTTACAACCCGAAGTAGCAGCTCAAGTCAGCCAGCGTTTGAGTGTTGCTACTCCCAATCGTTCTGGATTTGAGCAATTACCAAAGCAGATCCAAAATAATACAAATTTATTTCCTCCAGAGTCGATTGTAGAAAAATGTGAACGCATTACTCCTCTAGGAAAATTTGAAGATATTTACGAACAATATTGGACTAAATTAACTAGTGGTTAGACAGAATGGGGAGATGAAGGATAAATAACTAATGACTTTTGACCCTTGACTCTTCACTTTTGATTCTTGACAAATGACAAAATGCAAAAATCACATCGTTCAAATTTAGATTTTCTCCAACCATTGACATTACTTGCACCATCTGGTGTGTGGTTGCTATTGTTATTGGTACTGCCAACACTGATAATTTTTCAGTTGAGCTTCGTACCTAACATTCGTCCGGGAGATATAGTCAATCCTAGTGGATTGCAGAATTACCTGCGGATACTTGACCCTATTTATATGCAAGTAATCCAGCGATCGCTGATTTTAGCAGGTCGCACTACCATAATTTGTTTAGTTATGAGCTTCCCTGTGGCCTATTGGATTGCTCAAATAGCACCGGAAAGGTGGCGAAACTTACTGTTATTAGGTTTTGTATTGCCCTTGTGGACTTCTTCTTTACTGCGTACCTATGCTTGGATTACCATTCTTCGTCCTACTGGTCTATTAAACAGTTTATTAACTACATTAAACTTACCTACTTTGGAGTTACTAAACCAGGCTCCTGCGGTATTTATTGGTATGAGCTATAGTTTACTACCTTACATGATTTTAATTTTGTATGCCTCTCTGGAAAAGTTAGATAAGCGTTTACTAGAAGCAGCATCTGATTTAGGCGCAAGTCCTATCCAAGCTTTTTGGAAAGTAACAGTACCGCAAATATTGCCAGGAATTACTGCTGGTTCAATGCTGGTATTCATCACAGGTTTAGGAGATTTTACCAACCCAGAATTATTAGGTGGTGCTTCTAGTATGACCGCTTCGCGGTTAGTTTATAATCAGTTTCTCGGCGCTACCCAAAATTGGGGATTTGGTTCAGCGTTGAGTATGACATTAATTTTGTTTGTTAGTATAGCGATCGCTCTTTTGATTAAGTTTGGTGAAGGCACACCCAAGCGATAAATTCCTATCCTGCTTGGATTTGGGCGTGTTAGAATCTCCTACAAAACACAGTGAATCACCAATGAAGGCGATCGAAGTTACCGGCAAAATTGATACTCAGGGAAACCTAGTAGTCTGTCAGGGTTGAAATGAGGGACTGTAGTGTGAGCGTCTCGCTCACGCGGGCTTTTCGGCCCGCACTACCAAAAACCCCTCAAAACAAAATTGACAAACCACTAGTACAGTGCGGCGGAAATAAGCAGACCATTCTCAATCGCTAAAAAGCTTACTCCATATTACTTTTGACTTTTGACTTTTGACTTTTGACTTTTGACTTCCGCCTTGCGGTACTAGTTCTAGATGAACCGATTCAAGGAACAACTTATCCTCATCAGGTACGGGTGATTGTGTTGGTTCCAGAACCAGCAGAAATAGAAGAAATTGACCCTGATGATACACCTGTTGAGGAGATTAAAGCCAGCTTAAGGAGAGCCTTGCAGCAAGCGAAAACGTGTCAACGTCTCCCATTATCACAAATGTGGGAGGGAATTGATGCCGAATGAACAGTCATCAGTAATAATTGATTTTCCCTCCCCTTTATAAGGCAGGGCTGTTTCATTCCCCATAACAGGTAAAATTGCAAGGGTTAACGAGATGAAAATTTAGGGTAAGTACACAATTTTGACGATAATTTTTGCGTCTTCAGTCCCTAGATCGTGTTCTTTTTCTTTGCGCCTTTGCGCCTTTGCGTGAGATTATCCTCTTGACAAATCCCCAACACGAGCGGATGAATCAGCCCTGCCTTTATAAGGGGAGGGTTAGGGAGGGGTAAAAAATATTTGATACATCAATCATGACTTTTCAAACATCCTCTGATAGCCGCCTGCTGACTTTCTAGTTCATATTAATTAAATTCCCAACTGTAGAAAGGAACTTATCCTCTAAATAAGGCTTAGTTAAATAAGCAGTTGCACCCAAAGATTGTGCAAGCAGACGATGTTTTTCTGCACTGCGAGAAGTGAGAATGACTACAGGTAACTTGGCAAAATTTGGATTTTGGCGGATATTAGACAAAAGTTCAAATCCATTCATCCGCGGCATTTCTAGATCAGAAATTACAACTTGAATTTCAGGATGTAATTGCAATTGTTCTAAAGCTTCTACACCATTTTGTGCCTGTAATACTTGATAGCTAGATTTTTGGAGAGTCAAAGATATAGTTTGACGAAGACTAATTGCATCATCTACTATCAAAACCACTTTTGGTGATTTGTTTTTTGATGGGAGCAATTGACTTGATTGCGTTTGTGTAGTACTTGTGGGAGCAGATGGAGCTAGTAACGGCAAAGGGTTCAAATCTAAATTTGGCAGCGGTAGAGCTTGTTGATTTGCCGAATACTCTCTTGATGTCCCCATAGTTTCTAGTACAGCTTGCATCTCTTGAGACTCTACTAGTAGAGATGCATCAATCACTAAAATGAGCGTACCATTGGCTAAACTGCTACAACCATAAATATATTTTGGGGGCGCAATCCCATTTCCTAAAGGTCTAATTACGAGTTCTTGCTCACCAATAATTTGGTCAACTTCTAACCCAAAAATTTCTTGATTTCGACGTAGCAAAATTACAGGATTATTGGTGATTCCTAAATCAGAAATGTTTACTATATTTTGTAAATTAGTAGCACCACTAAATGAGCTATTGTAATACAACAATTCTGAAAGTTGACGCAGGACTATCATACTTTCAGCTGCGTCTGTCTGCCAATGTAAAACTTTTTTGTTTTCAAATTCCTTGACTTGCTGAGTGCTAGGAATGAGAATTCTTTCGATGCTGTCTAAAAGCAAGGCATAAACGACACCACCCGCTTGAACTAGCATTAATTTATCAGTGGTCATAGAAAAAGGTATTTTAAGTAAAAATGTTGTTCCTTGCTTGGGCGAAGATTGCACGGAGATAGAACCGTCGAGTGCTTGTAACTGAGAACGCACAATATCTAAGCCCATACCGCGCCCAGAAATTTCACTCACTTGACTAGCGGTGGAAAATCTAGCTGAAAACATCAGATCTAAAAGTTCAGATTCTGTCGAGTGAGAAGAATAGCCCCTAGCCTCATCGTTAGCAGGTATGAGATTAAGTTCAATTGCTTTGGCGCGAATTCTCTCGAAATCTAGTCCCTGACCATCATCCCGGACTTCAATAATAGTTTGACTACCCTGATGATAAGCACAAATTTCGATTAAACCTTGTTCTGATTTGCCAAGTTCCCGGCGTACTTGTGGCGGTTCAATACCGTGGTCAAAAGCATTACGTACTAAGTGTAATAAGGGTTCGTAGAGTTTTTCAGCGATCGCTTTATCTACTAGTACTTCTGTACCAATAAGTTTTAGTTCTACATGTTTAGCATAAATATTCCCTAGATTTGTTACCATCTGGGAGAAGCGATTAAGGATATTTCCTAAAGGTAACATCCGTGCTTCTACTAAATTATCTATGATATTAAGAATCAATTTCTGTTTTTTCTCAGAAATTTGAGTCGCTTGTGTTAGAAGTAAATCAAGAGATTCTGTAGTTTCTTGTAGTTGTAGTGTCTCTTCTATCGCTTCATGCAAAGTCATATGGAATTCTGTATAGACATCCATTTCTAAAGCATCAAATTTCACAGCATCAAATTTTTGTGTGTTTGGTGATGCAATATTCTGTATTTGTAGTGGTAAATCACCTAACTTATTTAAAGTTGTTTGATTCCTGCTGATTTGTTGTGTTAGTTGCTCAATTATTTCCTTAATTTGTTCATCGTGTAAAGTCCGGCGCTTTTGGTAAATTAGCAATTCTCCTGATAAGTAATTAAGACGTTGTAGTCCCTCTATATCTACTCGAACAAAGGAAGATTGGCGAGACTTTTTGGTTGGAGAATCTAAGGTTTTTTGTTCTATTTGCTGATTAATTTGCCCTACTGAAATAGTCATTGAAGTCATGACTGTTGATGCTTGCTCACTGATAATTAATGATTCGATATCATTAACAAAATCCTCAGTTTCACCTTCTTTTATAGTATGTATGCTCCCAACTCCATCATCAGAGATGAGGCTAGGATTCCCACCCCAAATTACCTGTAGTAAACCATCGCTATTTTGACGAGATTTATCAAGAGATATTTCTTGAAAAACCAGTAGATTTTGTAACTTAGGATTGTCAATCCAATTTTTCTCTTGGCTAGTGACAGGAGGAGATTTCTTATATTCTTTTGCTAGTTTAATGATGCTGTTTTGTAGTTCTTTAATTACTAGAATGCCATCGTCATTTTTCTCGGTTGAATAACGAAATTTAACAATAGTTAGTATAATTGTCAGGACTATGCCTTGGCGATAAATACAAAAGCTCTGACTATCTGTAGGCTCTTGGATAAAATCTAGAAATTTCATCAACCAATTTTCAATATAATTGATTGGATTCTCTCCTGGTGAGGAAATAAGTAGAGCTAAATTTAGCTCTGACTTAGGTTTTTGCATCTGGTGATTAAACCATCCAAAAATATATCGAATTACTTTCAGGTAAAACTTAGCTTTCGCTGGCTTTAGAGGCTGATTTTTAGTATTGCCAGTTGTAGTTAAAAACTTATATAGTCCCTTGATTTCAGATAATAATAATGTATTATCAAAGTTTTTGTTTGATGATTGGGGGTCATCTAAAACGTCATTTTTGCTGACAATTGATAATACTTTTAGATCTTGAGAAGGCTCTCCACCAGAGATGCGATCGCCTGAGAGTACTGCTGCTTTTGCTTGCTGCAAATTAGCAAGCGCAACTTCACCAATATGTTTTACCTGACTAGGATTAGCCGTCAATGCAGCCAAAATTGTTTGGGCGATCGCCCCAAACCCAGGTAAATTTAAAGATTCTGCTAAACCAATAAATACCTCAGCTTGAGAGCTTAATAAATTAAATAATTCGGTATTATCTAGTGGATTATTAATGGCTGCAGCAATACTGTCTATACGTTGCTGAACTCCAACTTCAAAGATAGACTGGACTATATCAAATCCTAATTCCTCAGAAGTGGGTATATGAGCCTCAGTACCAAAAGCATCACCCAGTTTTTCTTGTAATTGTGCAAATACTGAAGTAGAGCGCAGGATAATTTCTTGACCATTAATATTACTACCGGTAAGTTCTGCAGTTATTGCTAGCCGCAGACACTCATAAGCTTGTAATATTAGCGTTTGTAATTCATCATCAATGACTACATCCGGGTTGTATAAAGATTTGAATACATCTTCTAGAGAATGAGCGAGTGTATTAATTGCTTCTAGTCCAACGTTAGAGGCTCCTCCTTTTAGTGTGTGAGTTGCTCTCATTAAGTTATGCACTTTAGCAATGCTAAAGCCTGACGATAAGCTAAACAATTCTTTCTCGATTGTTTCTAATAACTCTGGAGCTTCAGCTAGGAAATAGATATAACCTTGCTGACGAATTTCATCATCTATATTCATACCATTTATGGAGATTTATGTGTTCTAGTGTACGCAGTTGATAATGGCTACTTAGAGAATGTTTGAAAAGTCAGGGAAGGTATAACTTGTCATTTTGTACCGCAAGCAGAACCCGCAGGCTAGAATCAAAGGTTTGCGGGGCATATTGAGATGTTACCCTGCGGTTCGGCTAACGCCTACATTCCGCTACGCTGTATATCCCTACGGGGAAACAAGCTACAACATGACATAGAAAGACGCTTTTCAAACAACCTCTAGGAGGGCAGGTGATTAGCCTGCCAATTAAAAGTTCTCCCTTGTAGCTTTACAGATCAATCACCATCAGTTGACCTTGAACCTACTTGCAGTTACTAATAGTTCTTGTGCCATGATTGATAACTGTTGGAAAACCTCGCTAATTTCTTGAGATTCACCAACAGTCTTATGAGAAATTTCTGCTACATCTTTCATGCTTGTAGTGACAGTTACAGATTGCACCATTTGCGTTTGGGTTGCTGCAGTAATCTGTTGGATTAGCTGACTAATTTCAGCAGTAGCGGTAACAATTGCATTCAAATTTTGCCGCGCATCACTCACCAGATTTGTGCCTTCTACCACCTGCTGAATTCCTGTTTCCATCGCTACTGCTACTTCACTAGTTTCAGCTTGAATCTCTTGGACTAATTTTTCAATTTCGATAGTTGCTGCGGCTGATTGGCGAGACAAAGAACGGACTTCATCTGCAACCACTGCGAAGCCTTTGCCATATTCACCAGCGCGAGTTGCTTCGATGGCTGCGTTTAATGCTAAAACGTTTGTTTGTGTAGCAAAATTACCAATCAAATTTACTACTTTGGAGATTTTTTGCGAGGATTCACTGAGGCGTTTAATCTTTTTACTAGTTTGGGCGACAGTTTCCCGAATCGCTTGAATTGCTTTTACAGTTAGGTTCATCGCCGCATCACCAGACTCGACAGTTTGGTTGGCTTGTTGGACTGCGACTTGTACCAACTCGGCGTTAGTCACCACAGCTTGTGTGGAGTCTACCATCTGTTGAATTTCGCCTAAAGCGGTGGTGACTTCTTCTGACTGTTCTTGTGCGAGGTTTGTCAACCCTGTTAGTGAAGCATTGCTGGTAGTGGAGGTTTGGGCGACTTGTTGGGCTGCTGTCTGCACCTGGATGACAATTTTTCGGAGTGATTGCAGGGTGTTATTATATGCGTCAGCGATCGTACCTAGTTCATCTTCTGTGATTGGTACACGTACTGTGAGGTCGCCATTGAGAGCGGGTCTAAGGGCTGTCAATAGTTGAATTGATCGTTGTTGCAATGACTCTTTAGCTGCCTTTTCTCGCGCCGCTGCTTCTGCTAATTGATTTGATTGTGCTTGTAATTTTTGCAAATATTCAGTCTGTTGTAATGCTAACCCCAACTGATCGCCAATGCGTGTTAACAAACTTACTTGTGATTCTTCCCAATCACGAGAACTAGAATTTTGATAAGCTGCTAATAAGCCCCATAATTTTTCCCCAGAAAAAACAGGTACAATTACATAAGCTTTGGCTTCAAACTGCTCTAAAACTTCAATATGGCAGGGAGCAAGACCTACCTGATAGATATCATTGACCACAAAGCTTTCACCTTTGGCATATCGACCGCCTTGAGTTTCTTGTAAGTGGGTATCTTCCCAAACGGTTTTGATATCAGTCCCCACTAGTTTTATCCAGATATGACCCACTGACTCAGCGACAAATTCACCACCCCAATCAGGATTAAAGCGATAAACAGCTACGCGATCGCATCGCAATAATTGTCGGACTTCTTGAGTTGTAGTTTTGAAGATTTCTTCTACATCTAAAGATTGTCGGATGCGGTTAACTATCTTTGTGAAGGCTTTTTCTTGTTCAGCTATCTGAACTAGGTTTTCCGATTTTAATTTTACTTGTTCTATATATTCTATCTGTGACTTTGCTAGGGTAAATTGTAAGCCAATCTGAGTTAGAAAGTTAACTTCCCAGCTTTGCCATTCACGAGAGCCAGAATTTTGGTAAGCTGCGAGTAAGCCCCATAGTTGTTCTCCAAAAAATATAGGCACAATTACATAAGCTTTAGCTTCAAACTGCTCTAAAATCTCAATGTGGCAAGGAGCAAGACCTATTGTATAAATGTCATTGACGATAAAGTTTTCTCCTCTAACATACCTCCCTCCCTGAGTTTCTTGTAAGTAGGTGTCATCCAAAACAGTTTTAATATCAGGACCGACTAATTTTGTCCAAATATTACCTACAGATTCAGCAATAAACTCACCACCCCAGTCTGGGTTGAAGCGATAAACTGCTACGCGATCGCATCGCAATAATTGTCGGACTTCTTGAGTTGTGGTTTTAAAGACACTTTCCATGTCTGATGATTGGCGGATGCGGTTAATTGTCTTAGTTAAAGATTTCTCTTTTTCCGCTATATACACCAATTCTTCTGACTTTAACCGCAGTTGTTCCAGGTATTCTGCTTGGGAGAGTGCTACACCAAATTGCAAGCCAATCTCAGCTAAAAAGCTAACTTCCCAATTTTGCCATTTACGAGTCTCTGAATTTTGATAGGCTGCTAATAGACCCCACAATTTTTCTCCAAAAAATATAGGCACAATTACATAAGCTTTAGCTTCAAACTGCTCTAAAATATCAATATGGCAGTTAGCAAGACCGACTTTATAAATATCATCTACTACAAAGTTCTCATGATGACGATAACGTCCTCCTTGAGTTTCTTGTAGGTGAGTGTCTTCCCAAACAGTTTTAATCCCAGGTCCTACTAATTTTACCCAAGTATTACCTACAGACTCAGCGAC contains these protein-coding regions:
- the mrdA gene encoding penicillin-binding protein 2 encodes the protein MALLPSFSIGSKKDTRTVGRGRQSIFLIVLTLLMMAAIDIRLAYLQILEGPKFRQRAEANRIRMILKQPERGNIFDRNGKLLASTRYPHSVYLWPMAHNKPSWSVVAPRLEKILNMSRAEMEKKLEQAGVNSSSLVRIARDLNEAQITALKEYKDELPEVEINTEAVRYYPHGKELAHILGYTRELTPTQLQDKKESGYRLGDVIGQMGVEKAYEQLLRGEWGGQQVEVDNAGRPLRVLGEKQAKAGKDLHLTIDLDLQRAADKALGKYQGAIIAIDPNNGAVLVMTSHPTFDPNIFSKQKLSQQDWETLKGKEHPLVNRSLSAFPPASTFKIITTSAGLESGKFSPDTVLQTFGSLTVGGVTFGEWNHAGFGPLGFPRAIAMSSDTFFYQVGRRVGGPTLIAWSRKYGFGQKTGIEFANEESKGLVPDEIWKQKVLRTPWTVGDSINMSIGQGALQVTPLQSAIMFAVPANGGYRVKPHLLKDHEEAKSWRSPLNMKPSTIKVLHEGLRKVVSEGTGKSLNVPSIAPASGKSGTAEAGTGRPNHTWFGAYAPSNKPEIVVVAFGENSGDHGGTVCGPMVLQVLEAYFQHKYPGKYAKPHAQESETPSRHSASNTHNRQSINGD
- a CDS encoding ABC transporter ATP-binding protein, encoding MAQTVTQNQREIMALQPLDVELRNVFKFFNQEPAVNGIDLDVRQGEFFSILGPSGCGKTTILRLIAGFEKADAGKVLIQGQSMTNVPPYRRPVNTVFQSYALFNHLNVWDNIAFGLRLKKFRKSEIAHRVQEALSLVKMESLRSRFPRQLSGGQQQRVALARALVNRPSVVLLDEPLGALDLKLRKEMQVELLNLHKNLELTFVMVTHDQEEALSLSDRIAVINQGKIEQIGTPSEIYEFPRSSFVADFIGDTNLFSGEIIEVDASNIQIETKTGLKIVVTRREDTPTELSQAVVVSVRPEKIQLSLYPPNLPTNCYEGRLVNVMYLGTHVNYVVELTNGISINVLQPNTFGGLPDPNTPIYAWWAETDCLAICQ
- a CDS encoding four helix bundle protein, giving the protein MAAKRFQDLQVYQLSERLADDIWKMVDGWNFFAKDTIGKQIVRSADSIGANIAEGLGRGSYQENKRFVKIARGSLNETQHWLRRAYTRNLLTNEQIDATKTIIDELAPKLNSYLNSIGNIPNDK
- a CDS encoding spermidine/putrescine ABC transporter substrate-binding protein, which codes for MTNRRKILQGITALSSLSLTGCGWKLGDVRANAKSSSQRDQISLYTWAQYTDKQLLKTFSAQTGMKVLADTYDSNDVMLAKFQAGGGGTYSIMYPSDYMVQKMVEKDLLAEINRDRLIGLDNLLPRFQNPSYDPNNRYSIPFNWGTTGLLYNSEIIKNAPEDWDYLWQNQTQLHKRMTLLNDVREVMGATLRMLGYSYNSKDENQIKQAYEKLKVLKPAIAAFDTDAWQNQILAGDLVLAMCYSADAIRVSKENPHLKYVIPRSGSSLWTDTIIIPKTAPNLDGAYAWINFILQPEVAAQVSQRLSVATPNRSGFEQLPKQIQNNTNLFPPESIVEKCERITPLGKFEDIYEQYWTKLTSG
- a CDS encoding ABC transporter permease codes for the protein MQKSHRSNLDFLQPLTLLAPSGVWLLLLLVLPTLIIFQLSFVPNIRPGDIVNPSGLQNYLRILDPIYMQVIQRSLILAGRTTIICLVMSFPVAYWIAQIAPERWRNLLLLGFVLPLWTSSLLRTYAWITILRPTGLLNSLLTTLNLPTLELLNQAPAVFIGMSYSLLPYMILILYASLEKLDKRLLEAASDLGASPIQAFWKVTVPQILPGITAGSMLVFITGLGDFTNPELLGGASSMTASRLVYNQFLGATQNWGFGSALSMTLILFVSIAIALLIKFGEGTPKR
- a CDS encoding hybrid sensor histidine kinase/response regulator; amino-acid sequence: MNIDDEIRQQGYIYFLAEAPELLETIEKELFSLSSGFSIAKVHNLMRATHTLKGGASNVGLEAINTLAHSLEDVFKSLYNPDVVIDDELQTLILQAYECLRLAITAELTGSNINGQEIILRSTSVFAQLQEKLGDAFGTEAHIPTSEELGFDIVQSIFEVGVQQRIDSIAAAINNPLDNTELFNLLSSQAEVFIGLAESLNLPGFGAIAQTILAALTANPSQVKHIGEVALANLQQAKAAVLSGDRISGGEPSQDLKVLSIVSKNDVLDDPQSSNKNFDNTLLLSEIKGLYKFLTTTGNTKNQPLKPAKAKFYLKVIRYIFGWFNHQMQKPKSELNLALLISSPGENPINYIENWLMKFLDFIQEPTDSQSFCIYRQGIVLTIILTIVKFRYSTEKNDDGILVIKELQNSIIKLAKEYKKSPPVTSQEKNWIDNPKLQNLLVFQEISLDKSRQNSDGLLQVIWGGNPSLISDDGVGSIHTIKEGETEDFVNDIESLIISEQASTVMTSMTISVGQINQQIEQKTLDSPTKKSRQSSFVRVDIEGLQRLNYLSGELLIYQKRRTLHDEQIKEIIEQLTQQISRNQTTLNKLGDLPLQIQNIASPNTQKFDAVKFDALEMDVYTEFHMTLHEAIEETLQLQETTESLDLLLTQATQISEKKQKLILNIIDNLVEARMLPLGNILNRFSQMVTNLGNIYAKHVELKLIGTEVLVDKAIAEKLYEPLLHLVRNAFDHGIEPPQVRRELGKSEQGLIEICAYHQGSQTIIEVRDDGQGLDFERIRAKAIELNLIPANDEARGYSSHSTESELLDLMFSARFSTASQVSEISGRGMGLDIVRSQLQALDGSISVQSSPKQGTTFLLKIPFSMTTDKLMLVQAGGVVYALLLDSIERILIPSTQQVKEFENKKVLHWQTDAAESMIVLRQLSELLYYNSSFSGATNLQNIVNISDLGITNNPVILLRRNQEIFGLEVDQIIGEQELVIRPLGNGIAPPKYIYGCSSLANGTLILVIDASLLVESQEMQAVLETMGTSREYSANQQALPLPNLDLNPLPLLAPSAPTSTTQTQSSQLLPSKNKSPKVVLIVDDAISLRQTISLTLQKSSYQVLQAQNGVEALEQLQLHPEIQVVISDLEMPRMNGFELLSNIRQNPNFAKLPVVILTSRSAEKHRLLAQSLGATAYLTKPYLEDKFLSTVGNLINMN